In Selenomonas sp. TAMA-11512, a genomic segment contains:
- the metA gene encoding homoserine O-succinyltransferase, which translates to MPIKLPSNLPAAKILEQENIFVMDADRAYAQDIRPLRLLILNLMPNKSVTETQLMRLLGNTPLQIEVDFIYTESYIPSHTSSEYLAEFYGTFAEVRHKKYDGFLITGAPVEQMAFEEVAYWDEVAEIMEWSKTHAYSSFHICWGAQAGLYYHYGINKRDTGSKIFGVYRHHLCVEHEKLFRGFDDVFYVPHSRHTEFTKEDVEKVKDLTILSEAEGRAGMYAIADLKRRQFFITGHAEYDPLSLKAEYDRDVAAGLSIEIPQNYYPDDDPTKMPVVRWRSVANLLFANWLNYYVYQETPYELDSLYNDPDRFTDGSGI; encoded by the coding sequence ATGCCGATTAAATTACCGAGCAACTTGCCGGCAGCGAAGATTTTGGAGCAGGAAAACATCTTCGTCATGGATGCGGATCGAGCCTACGCACAGGATATTCGCCCCCTGCGGCTGCTCATTTTGAATCTGATGCCGAACAAATCGGTAACGGAGACACAGCTTATGCGCCTTTTGGGGAATACGCCGCTGCAGATCGAAGTGGACTTCATCTATACGGAATCCTATATCCCGTCGCACACTTCGTCCGAGTATCTTGCCGAGTTCTACGGCACCTTCGCCGAGGTGCGCCACAAAAAGTACGACGGCTTCCTGATCACGGGAGCGCCTGTCGAGCAGATGGCGTTTGAAGAGGTGGCGTACTGGGACGAGGTCGCCGAGATCATGGAGTGGTCAAAGACGCATGCCTATTCGTCCTTCCACATATGCTGGGGCGCGCAGGCGGGGCTCTACTATCACTACGGCATCAACAAGCGCGATACGGGCTCGAAGATCTTCGGCGTCTATCGGCACCATCTCTGCGTTGAGCACGAGAAGCTCTTCCGCGGCTTCGATGACGTCTTCTATGTGCCGCACTCCCGTCACACCGAGTTCACGAAGGAAGATGTGGAAAAGGTCAAGGACCTCACGATTCTCTCCGAGGCCGAGGGCAGGGCGGGCATGTACGCGATTGCCGACCTCAAGCGCCGCCAGTTCTTCATCACGGGACATGCGGAGTACGATCCGCTGTCGCTAAAGGCGGAATACGACCGCGACGTGGCTGCGGGACTTTCCATTGAGATACCGCAGAACTACTATCCGGACGACGACCCAACGAAGATGCCCGTCGTGCGCTGGCGTTCCGTCGCGAATCTTCTTTTCGCGAACTGGCTCAACTACTACGTCTATCAGGAGACGCCATACGAACTGGATTCTCTCTATAACGACCCGGATCGCTTCACGGACGGCAGCGGGATTTAG
- the hydE gene encoding [FeFe] hydrogenase H-cluster radical SAM maturase HydE, with protein sequence MKKPQSHSVPPRLVTLARTAKNTHRLSREELTELLSSPCAEELLAAAADDVRHAYVGDGVHLRGIIEFSNICRQNCMYCGLRRDNGKIERYRLTPEEILDLAKKAVGYGYKTVVMQSGEDAYFTMERLVPIVRAVKELGLAVTLSLGERSREEYRALKEAGADRYLLRLETTDSELYEAFDPGMSHERRKACLRDLKSLGYEVGTGTLVGLPGQSVESLAEDILFFQSIDADMIGIGPFIPNGDTPLADAAGGDFHLTRRMVSLLRLLLPEANIPATTAMETLERGAREIMLTSGCNVVMPNVTEGDARRNYALYPGKVCVADTPAHCRSCMEGRIASMGRYVATDAGFRRRGKAEEKHGNFS encoded by the coding sequence ATGAAAAAGCCGCAAAGCCATAGCGTCCCGCCTCGGCTTGTCACACTTGCCAGGACTGCGAAAAACACACATAGGCTATCTCGAGAGGAGCTCACCGAGCTGCTCTCTTCGCCTTGTGCGGAGGAGCTTTTGGCGGCGGCGGCGGACGACGTGCGCCATGCGTATGTCGGCGACGGCGTGCACCTTCGCGGAATCATCGAGTTCTCCAATATCTGCAGGCAGAACTGCATGTACTGCGGCCTTCGCCGTGATAACGGAAAGATTGAGCGATACCGCCTCACGCCCGAAGAGATTCTCGATCTCGCAAAGAAGGCTGTCGGCTACGGCTACAAGACAGTCGTCATGCAGTCGGGGGAGGACGCCTACTTTACGATGGAGAGACTCGTCCCCATCGTGCGCGCAGTCAAAGAGCTCGGGCTTGCCGTCACGCTCTCTCTCGGCGAGCGAAGCCGAGAGGAGTATCGGGCGCTCAAGGAGGCGGGCGCCGATCGCTACCTGCTGCGTCTGGAGACGACGGACAGCGAGCTCTACGAAGCCTTCGACCCGGGGATGAGCCACGAGCGCCGCAAGGCGTGTCTCCGCGACCTCAAAAGCCTCGGCTACGAGGTCGGTACGGGCACGCTCGTCGGACTTCCCGGACAGAGCGTCGAGAGTCTTGCCGAGGACATTCTCTTCTTTCAGTCCATCGACGCGGACATGATCGGGATCGGCCCCTTCATTCCGAACGGCGATACGCCGCTTGCCGATGCCGCGGGCGGTGATTTTCATCTGACGAGACGCATGGTCTCCCTTCTCCGTCTCCTGCTGCCGGAGGCGAACATCCCGGCGACGACGGCGATGGAGACACTGGAGCGTGGTGCGCGGGAAATCATGCTCACCTCCGGCTGCAACGTCGTCATGCCGAACGTCACCGAGGGGGATGCGCGGCGTAATTATGCTCTGTACCCCGGCAAGGTGTGCGTAGCCGACACGCCGGCGCACTGCCGGAGCTGCATGGAGGGCCGCATTGCGAGCATGGGACGATACGTCGCAACGGATGCGGGATTCCGCCGCAGAGGAAAAGCAGAGGAAAAGCATGGAAATTTTTCATGA
- the recA gene encoding recombinase RecA — protein MATDTKKDPKKMDKNEALATALKQIEKDFGKGSIMRLGEATANMNVETISTGILPLDVALGVGGIPRGRIVEVYGPESSGKTTVTLHMVAEAQKAGGIAAFIDAEHALDPVYAKKLGVDIDNLLISQPDTGEQALDIVDALVRSGAVDIIVIDSVAALVPKAEIDGDMGDSSVGLHARLMSRAMRKLTGIISKSKTIAVFINQIREKVGVMFGSPETTTGGRALKFYASVRLDVRKTDTLKAGADSIGNRTKIRVVKNKVAPPFKIAEFDIMYGEGVSRLSSLVDMGVGLDIVEKSGAWFSYDGNRLGQGKEKAKEALAANPALADEIEAKIRAKLMDDPTAADAIADKTDAPTEEE, from the coding sequence ATGGCCACAGATACGAAGAAGGACCCGAAAAAGATGGACAAAAACGAGGCGCTTGCGACCGCCTTGAAGCAGATTGAAAAAGACTTCGGCAAGGGCTCTATCATGCGCTTGGGTGAAGCCACGGCGAATATGAATGTCGAGACGATTTCGACAGGCATCCTGCCGCTCGACGTGGCTCTCGGTGTGGGGGGCATCCCGCGCGGCCGCATTGTCGAGGTCTACGGACCGGAATCTTCGGGTAAGACGACCGTCACGCTGCACATGGTCGCCGAGGCGCAAAAGGCGGGAGGCATAGCGGCTTTCATCGATGCGGAGCACGCGCTCGATCCCGTGTACGCGAAGAAGCTCGGCGTCGATATCGACAATCTCCTGATCTCGCAGCCGGACACGGGGGAGCAGGCGCTCGATATCGTCGATGCCCTTGTGCGCAGCGGCGCTGTTGATATCATCGTCATTGACTCCGTCGCGGCGCTCGTGCCGAAGGCGGAAATCGACGGCGATATGGGCGATTCTTCGGTCGGCCTCCACGCGCGTCTCATGAGCCGCGCGATGCGCAAGCTCACGGGTATCATCAGCAAGTCGAAGACCATTGCCGTCTTCATCAATCAGATTCGTGAAAAAGTTGGCGTCATGTTCGGCAGTCCGGAGACGACGACGGGCGGCCGCGCGCTGAAGTTCTATGCGTCCGTTCGTCTCGATGTCCGCAAGACGGATACGCTGAAGGCGGGGGCGGACAGCATCGGCAACCGCACGAAGATCCGCGTCGTCAAGAACAAAGTCGCGCCTCCCTTCAAGATCGCGGAGTTTGACATCATGTACGGCGAGGGCGTGTCCCGCCTGTCGAGCCTTGTCGATATGGGCGTCGGCCTCGACATCGTGGAGAAGAGCGGCGCATGGTTCTCCTATGACGGGAATCGTCTCGGACAGGGGAAGGAAAAGGCGAAGGAAGCACTCGCCGCCAACCCGGCTCTTGCCGATGAGATCGAAGCGAAGATTCGCGCCAAGCTGATGGATGATCCGACGGCGGCGGACGCAATTGCGGACAAGACAGATGCGCCGACAGAAGAAGAGTGA
- a CDS encoding RecX family transcriptional regulator produces MRRQKKSEKTALMTATDLLARAEQSSGRLKDKLRLRGYDEAEAAEAVEKLTERGYIDDADACRRQFDFLYEESRQSVRQIMAKLLQRGFSQELIRSCVPDDICERERAAAIRALELKYKPDADRKKMMEHLYRKGYDSSVIRSAVEEFATMI; encoded by the coding sequence ATGCGCCGACAGAAGAAGAGTGAAAAGACGGCGCTTATGACCGCGACCGACCTCCTTGCACGCGCGGAGCAGAGCAGCGGACGCCTCAAGGACAAGCTGAGACTGCGCGGCTACGATGAGGCAGAGGCGGCGGAAGCCGTCGAGAAGCTTACAGAGCGCGGCTACATCGATGATGCCGACGCGTGCCGAAGACAGTTTGACTTCCTCTATGAAGAGAGCCGGCAGAGCGTCCGACAGATCATGGCAAAGCTCCTGCAGCGGGGGTTTTCGCAGGAGCTCATACGATCCTGCGTGCCGGACGATATCTGCGAGCGTGAGAGGGCGGCGGCGATCCGCGCGCTGGAGCTGAAATACAAGCCCGACGCCGACCGGAAAAAGATGATGGAGCACCTCTACCGCAAGGGGTATGATTCGAGCGTGATTCGTAGCGCTGTGGAGGAGTTTGCCACCATGATCTAG